In Anaerolineales bacterium, the following proteins share a genomic window:
- a CDS encoding L,D-transpeptidase: MISQKISRRDFLKLSGYGMLGMLLPEIPLLSAQQDFFSNLQGRVIDNLLWSYEEPNKKSKRVKPYWHDLIVPITNTTVSEDETAYNRVWYQVEDAGYVYSGSIQPVRTILNEPQHISLAGALGEVSVPFTDAHLEPDANSELLYRLYYESVHWIKASAIHADGTIWYALLDDKTGDYYYAPGKHIRIISDGELAPLSPDIPNADKFVEVNLTNQLVMAYEQNRLVYATRVSTGGRLRSGTYTTPVGDYLTYHKRPTRHMARGDLASSGFDLPGVPWVIYIKENGTSFHGTYWHNDYGRPRSHGCINMTPQAAKWLYRWTTPSVPPGKELVYGHVGTRVEIVV, encoded by the coding sequence ATGATCTCACAAAAGATCTCCCGGCGCGATTTTCTCAAATTAAGCGGCTACGGCATGTTGGGGATGTTATTGCCGGAAATCCCCCTTCTCTCCGCTCAACAGGATTTTTTCAGCAATTTGCAAGGACGCGTAATTGACAACCTGTTGTGGTCCTACGAGGAGCCGAATAAAAAATCGAAACGCGTCAAACCCTATTGGCACGACCTCATTGTTCCGATCACGAACACGACCGTCAGCGAAGACGAGACCGCCTACAACCGCGTCTGGTATCAAGTGGAAGACGCCGGTTATGTTTACTCTGGCAGTATCCAGCCGGTGCGGACGATCCTCAACGAGCCGCAGCACATCTCCTTGGCGGGCGCGCTCGGCGAGGTCAGCGTGCCGTTCACCGACGCGCACCTCGAACCCGACGCAAACTCCGAACTGCTGTATCGCCTCTACTACGAATCGGTGCATTGGATCAAAGCCAGCGCGATTCATGCGGATGGGACGATCTGGTACGCCCTGCTCGACGACAAGACCGGCGACTACTACTACGCGCCGGGGAAACACATCCGCATCATCTCCGACGGGGAGCTTGCCCCGCTTTCCCCCGACATTCCCAACGCCGACAAGTTCGTCGAGGTGAATCTCACGAACCAATTGGTGATGGCGTACGAACAGAATCGACTCGTCTACGCCACGCGCGTCTCCACCGGCGGACGTCTCCGCAGTGGAACGTACACCACGCCTGTCGGCGATTACCTCACCTATCACAAACGTCCCACGCGTCACATGGCGCGCGGCGACCTCGCCTCCAGCGGGTTCGACCTGCCCGGCGTGCCGTGGGTGATCTACATCAAAGAGAACGGTACGTCTTTTCACGGCACCTACTGGCACAACGATTACGGACGTCCGCGCAGTCACGGTTGCATCAACATGACTCCGCAAGCCGCGAAGTGGCTCTATCGCTGGACGACTCCCTCCGTGCCGCCGGGAAAAGAACTGGTCTACGGTCACGTGGGGACGAGGGTGGAGATCGTTGTGTAA
- a CDS encoding VOC family protein → MSNDHAVLELRIAFTVKDFERAVKFYCDGLGVEPAAIWNNGDGHALVIDMGRATLELFDEAQAETIDSLEAGARLSGQIRFALQVPDLHAAMDKLLAHGATLVHPPVMTPWGDYNVRLQDPDGMQVTLFQATGKDE, encoded by the coding sequence ATGTCGAACGATCATGCCGTCCTTGAATTGCGAATTGCATTTACAGTAAAAGACTTCGAGCGCGCGGTGAAATTCTACTGCGACGGTCTCGGCGTCGAACCCGCCGCCATCTGGAACAACGGAGACGGTCACGCGCTGGTCATTGACATGGGACGCGCCACACTCGAACTCTTCGATGAGGCACAAGCCGAGACCATCGACTCACTCGAAGCGGGGGCACGCCTCAGCGGACAGATCCGCTTTGCCTTGCAAGTCCCCGACCTGCACGCCGCAATGGACAAATTACTTGCCCACGGCGCGACACTGGTTCATCCGCCCGTGATGACCCCGTGGGGCGATTACAACGTGCGTCTCCAAGACCCCGATGGGATGCAGGTTACGTTGTTTCAGGCAACAGGAAAGGACGAGTAA
- a CDS encoding glycosyltransferase family 39 protein, which produces MKVERKFPLIEVITLLGVILYVARSLYFANSAPSIGDEGAYLFKGLMFARGEYRPFQDYGFWTNKAPLAFLIPGYVQDWFGAGLRTARYFAVLVSVLMLFGVWITANRLTGRNWAALAVWVFALSDPHIATYSQALSQGLVACLMSWMLVCTLGGNRPLWQLGLGSVLSVLAVMTRQNMIIVPPILILYIFWQYGWKAGWLTMALGMFVFVAFHAMYWPGILQIWSSWLPSAFTPFLDDFRIFGSSGGTFRGSDLLAQWQAFAIGITDHFFLVCGFVACLLLWVRKVSWKDPGQYKSAVFLGVLYLSLFLMHMWGSLFNDFCALCFTSYQMFFSLTGLLFVLVVFSNGVSDSKYRFPLLATILVLFCAIVGLNYYAAWSDRLLDFIHLPRARALLSNGKIDFASLREALTYSLHMAPDVQKRVAAALGGAFVGGGLLALIWVFHRQALAGKYARNLAVVSTFMIAGVILPVFDNYRRAPTECSVNFLTYYEQAGKSLAKITPPNSLVYWKGSGRQLALLLYIDDLRYFPPQISAGAGHLIGESEHLLKFGLYNDELDLQWKEAADLYFIWKAFPTVTFDEFLDPTQYKPILFEMGELSACEDRLYLFEKLP; this is translated from the coding sequence ATGAAGGTTGAAAGAAAATTTCCGCTCATCGAAGTCATCACCTTATTGGGGGTAATTCTTTATGTGGCGCGGTCGTTGTATTTTGCAAATTCTGCACCCTCGATTGGTGACGAAGGGGCATATTTATTCAAAGGGCTAATGTTTGCACGCGGGGAATATCGTCCGTTTCAGGATTATGGTTTTTGGACCAATAAAGCGCCGCTGGCGTTTTTGATTCCGGGGTATGTGCAAGATTGGTTCGGGGCAGGCTTACGGACGGCTAGGTATTTTGCCGTGCTAGTCAGCGTCTTGATGCTCTTCGGCGTTTGGATCACAGCCAACCGCTTAACGGGCAGGAACTGGGCGGCGCTTGCCGTGTGGGTGTTCGCGCTTTCCGACCCGCATATCGCGACCTATAGCCAGGCGCTTTCGCAGGGTCTCGTCGCTTGTTTAATGTCATGGATGTTGGTTTGCACGCTGGGAGGCAATCGTCCGTTGTGGCAACTGGGGCTCGGAAGCGTACTATCTGTTTTGGCGGTCATGACTCGCCAGAATATGATCATCGTTCCTCCCATTTTGATCTTATACATCTTTTGGCAGTATGGATGGAAAGCCGGTTGGCTCACAATGGCGCTCGGCATGTTCGTCTTCGTTGCCTTTCACGCCATGTATTGGCCCGGGATTCTTCAGATCTGGTCGTCCTGGTTGCCGTCTGCTTTCACTCCCTTCCTTGATGACTTTCGCATTTTCGGATCGTCCGGCGGCACCTTCCGTGGATCGGATCTACTTGCCCAGTGGCAGGCGTTCGCCATTGGGATTACCGACCACTTCTTCCTCGTTTGTGGGTTTGTCGCCTGCCTGCTTCTTTGGGTTCGTAAAGTGTCGTGGAAGGACCCCGGACAATACAAGTCTGCGGTCTTTTTAGGCGTTCTCTATCTCTCTCTGTTCTTAATGCACATGTGGGGCTCGCTGTTCAACGATTTTTGCGCCCTGTGTTTCACCTCCTATCAGATGTTTTTCAGCCTGACCGGCTTGCTGTTTGTTCTCGTTGTGTTTTCCAATGGCGTCAGCGATTCGAAATATCGCTTCCCATTGCTTGCTACGATTCTCGTTTTGTTTTGCGCCATCGTTGGGTTGAATTATTACGCCGCGTGGAGCGATCGGCTTTTAGACTTTATCCACCTGCCCCGCGCCCGCGCCCTGCTATCAAACGGCAAGATTGATTTCGCCTCCCTGCGCGAAGCGTTGACCTACTCGCTTCACATGGCTCCCGATGTCCAAAAACGCGTCGCCGCCGCGCTCGGAGGCGCGTTCGTCGGCGGCGGGTTGCTGGCGCTCATCTGGGTTTTCCATCGTCAGGCTCTGGCAGGGAAGTATGCCCGCAACCTCGCGGTGGTTTCTACATTTATGATCGCCGGTGTGATTTTGCCCGTGTTCGATAATTATCGGAGAGCGCCCACCGAATGTTCCGTCAACTTTCTGACGTATTATGAACAGGCTGGGAAGTCGCTGGCGAAAATTACGCCCCCGAACAGCCTCGTCTACTGGAAAGGCAGCGGCAGGCAACTTGCCCTCTTGTTGTACATTGACGATCTCCGCTATTTCCCGCCGCAGATTTCCGCCGGTGCAGGTCACCTGATCGGCGAGTCGGAGCATTTATTGAAATTTGGGCTGTATAATGACGAACTGGACCTGCAATGGAAAGAAGCCGCCGACCTCTATTTCATCTGGAAAGCGTTCCCGACCGTCACGTTCGACGAGTTTTTAGACCCAACCCAATACAAACCGATTCTGTTTGAGATGGGCGAACTGTCGGCTTGCGAAGACCGTTTATATCTCTTCGAGAAACTGCCATGA
- the gmd gene encoding GDP-mannose 4,6-dehydratase, with the protein MPTALITGITGQDGSYLAELLLSKGYRVVGVARRSSTMTYERINHLLDDITVIQGDLHDQGSLLAFLEEYKPTEVYNLAAQSFVPTSWNQPALTGEITALGVTRMLEAIRFVNKKIRFYQASSSEMFGKVVEVPQREDTPFYPRSPYGVAKVYGHWITVNYRESYDMFAVSGILFNHESPRRGVEFVTRKIADGVARIKLGLAKELRLGNLESQRDWGFAGDYVEAMWRMLQQDQPDNFVIGMGETHSVREFCELAFGHVGLDYKEFVVQDERFYRPAEVDLLISDPSKARAVLGWEPSIGFKELVTMMVDADIKRLNGK; encoded by the coding sequence ATGCCCACCGCTTTAATCACAGGCATCACAGGTCAAGACGGTTCGTATCTCGCGGAGTTGTTGCTCTCGAAGGGCTATCGCGTGGTCGGCGTGGCGCGCCGCTCGAGCACGATGACCTATGAACGCATCAATCATTTGCTTGATGACATCACCGTCATTCAAGGCGACTTGCACGATCAGGGGTCGTTGCTCGCGTTCCTTGAAGAATACAAACCGACCGAAGTGTACAATCTCGCGGCGCAATCGTTCGTGCCGACCTCGTGGAACCAACCCGCGCTCACAGGCGAGATCACCGCGCTGGGCGTGACGCGTATGCTCGAAGCGATCCGTTTTGTAAACAAGAAGATTCGTTTTTATCAGGCGTCGTCGAGCGAAATGTTCGGTAAAGTGGTCGAGGTTCCGCAGCGCGAAGATACGCCGTTCTATCCGCGCAGTCCGTACGGCGTGGCAAAAGTGTACGGGCATTGGATCACCGTCAACTACCGCGAGTCGTATGACATGTTCGCCGTCTCGGGGATTTTGTTCAATCACGAGAGTCCGCGCCGCGGCGTGGAATTTGTGACGCGAAAGATCGCCGACGGCGTCGCCCGCATCAAGCTCGGACTAGCGAAGGAACTCCGCCTCGGCAACCTTGAATCACAGCGTGACTGGGGTTTCGCGGGCGATTACGTTGAAGCCATGTGGCGCATGTTGCAACAAGACCAGCCCGATAACTTCGTCATCGGCATGGGCGAGACTCATTCCGTGCGCGAGTTTTGCGAGCTTGCCTTCGGGCATGTGGGTTTGGATTACAAAGAATTCGTCGTGCAAGACGAACGCTTCTACCGTCCCGCTGAAGTGGACTTGCTCATCTCCGATCCCTCGAAAGCGCGCGCCGTGCTGGGTTGGGAACCCTCGATCGGTTTCAAAGAACTCGTCACCATGATGGTGGATGCGGACATCAAACGGTTGAACGGCAAATAG
- a CDS encoding BrnT family toxin has translation MKFEWDENKRRANIRKHGVDFVDAASIFDGDVVVILDDRFEYGEARYIAFGLLRGKSIKVIVVAYTERGGNVRIISARKALKHEESFYFEQIAD, from the coding sequence ATGAAATTCGAATGGGATGAGAACAAACGACGCGCCAATATCCGTAAACACGGCGTTGATTTCGTTGACGCGGCATCCATCTTCGACGGAGACGTTGTGGTCATTTTGGATGACCGCTTTGAGTATGGTGAGGCGCGTTACATCGCATTCGGATTGTTGAGAGGCAAGTCAATCAAAGTCATTGTTGTCGCGTATACGGAACGCGGCGGCAACGTACGGATCATTTCCGCCCGAAAGGCATTGAAACATGAAGAATCCTTCTACTTCGAACAAATCGCAGACTGA
- a CDS encoding BrnA antitoxin family protein, translating into MKNPSTSNKSQTDWKRLDAMTDDDIDASDIPPVTPEMFAKAVVKRGLKTRDNKAQLTIRVDRDVLNWFKSRGRGYQTQINALLRAFMEASKSARR; encoded by the coding sequence ATGAAGAATCCTTCTACTTCGAACAAATCGCAGACTGATTGGAAGCGTCTCGACGCAATGACGGACGACGACATTGACGCGAGCGATATTCCTCCCGTTACCCCGGAGATGTTCGCCAAAGCGGTCGTGAAGCGCGGTTTGAAAACCCGAGATAACAAAGCTCAGCTCACGATCCGCGTGGACAGAGACGTGTTGAACTGGTTCAAGTCTCGGGGGCGCGGCTACCAGACCCAGATCAACGCCTTATTGCGCGCCTTCATGGAAGCCAGCAAATCTGCGCGGCGGTAA
- a CDS encoding L,D-transpeptidase produces the protein MLNPQLTRREFLKLVSAGTLAYALKDLKLSHALAATNITQGCMTISGVPLYDAPSFSANKVHHFGKDEVVKVTAIEENGEFGNDFNSAWYQINGEGYSYSGWVLPVEIQYQKPNFNLHEKGQLGEITIPFVDVKLDPFVYAKRGYRLYYKSTHWVKRVVVTREEKSIWYQIYDSQLRKYFYVPSHAMRLIPDGELTPLSSEVPDGEKRIVVDLTNQLVTAFEGDALVFSQRCSSGAAGTETPTGEFLTYHKGPSVHMTNQGDALENIYNLPGVPWCAFFTGVGNAFHGTYWHNDYGRPRSHGCVNLPSDAAKFLYRWTSPNVPPETEYLHRPGEGTRVQIF, from the coding sequence ATGCTCAATCCGCAACTCACCCGCCGCGAGTTCCTCAAACTCGTCAGCGCAGGGACGCTCGCTTACGCGCTCAAAGATCTCAAGCTCAGCCACGCGCTTGCCGCGACCAACATCACGCAAGGATGTATGACCATCAGCGGCGTTCCGCTGTACGACGCGCCGAGTTTCAGCGCGAACAAAGTCCATCACTTCGGCAAGGACGAGGTGGTGAAAGTCACCGCCATCGAGGAGAACGGGGAATTCGGCAACGATTTCAACAGCGCGTGGTATCAGATCAACGGCGAGGGATACAGTTATTCAGGCTGGGTTCTCCCCGTCGAGATTCAATACCAGAAACCGAATTTCAACCTGCACGAGAAGGGACAACTCGGCGAGATCACGATTCCCTTCGTAGACGTGAAACTCGATCCGTTCGTTTACGCCAAGCGCGGCTATCGGTTGTATTACAAGTCCACGCATTGGGTGAAGCGCGTGGTGGTGACGCGCGAAGAGAAAAGCATCTGGTATCAAATTTACGACTCGCAACTGCGGAAATATTTTTACGTCCCCTCTCACGCCATGCGCCTCATCCCCGACGGGGAACTGACTCCGCTTTCCTCCGAAGTTCCCGACGGGGAGAAGAGAATCGTCGTTGATTTGACGAATCAACTCGTCACCGCGTTCGAGGGCGACGCGCTTGTTTTTTCACAGCGTTGTTCCAGCGGCGCGGCAGGGACGGAAACGCCGACGGGCGAGTTCCTCACCTATCACAAGGGACCGTCCGTCCACATGACGAATCAAGGCGACGCGCTGGAGAACATTTATAATCTACCCGGCGTGCCGTGGTGCGCGTTCTTCACGGGAGTCGGCAACGCGTTCCATGGAACGTATTGGCACAACGATTACGGGCGTCCGCGCAGTCACGGCTGCGTGAACCTGCCGTCAGACGCCGCGAAATTTCTCTATCGGTGGACCAGCCCGAACGTCCCGCCTGAAACGGAATATCTCCACAGACCTGGCGAAGGAACGCGCGTCCAAATTTTTTAG